The genomic window TGTTACACAAAATTGCATTAACGGAAAATGATGAGGAAATTTGCATTGAAGCGATTGGTGCAATAGATAATCGCAATATTTTGATTGAAATAGCAGATTTCAGATTTGAAAAAAATATTAGGTTTGCTGCACTTAAAAAAATTAAAGCTGACCGGCTGCTCTATAATTTCATACATTCCATAAGAAAATCCCTATCTGATTTGCCTTATGAGAATGCATTAAAGCAAATTGCATTGGCTGATGGGGATATTAAAATAAGATGTATTGCTACATCCAGGCTTAACGATGTTGCAGTTTTAAAAAAAATTGCTTCAAGTAACGATTTGACAAATAAAATAGCTCAAAAAAGGTTAAACACTCTTTTTGATGATATAAAATCTCTCGATAGTCTTACTGTTTTGGACAAGTTGATTATGTGCGGTGATGAGGATATTTCAAGAGTTGCCCAAGATACGCTGGATGATCTGGCAAGTTGGCAAGACCGCATATCTCAAGTAAATGACATTTCAGATATTGACACTTTAAAAGAAATCTCAAATAATGACTTTAACTATTTCGTCAGAAATGAGGCATGCGGAAGGATTGAAAAACTGCTTTTCAATATAAGATTGGATGAAATTGACAACAAAGAAAATCAGGAAAAGTTTAAAGCTATTGTCTGTGATGAAAGCTTTCCTTTAGAGATTAGAAAAAAAGCTCTCCTGAATATTGCCGATGAAGAATTTGTCAATGATTTTGATTTCAAATTATAATAATTTTTACTATCTTTTTTTAAAATTCATTTAGGCAAATATAAATAATAATAAAACTAAATTTTTAATCAATAACTTTAATGTTATGATTTAAATTTTTAAATGAGGTTAAACTATGGTAAGTGTAAACGTAGAAGCTAAAAAAACCGTAGATGTAATGATTGAAAAAGCAGATGAATTAAACATTGCTGTTGAAACTTTAGGTAATGGTGCTACTGTTATTGACTGTGGTGTTAATGTAGACGGAAGTTTTAAAGCAGGAGAACTTTATACTAAAGTTTGTCTTGGTGGACTTGCAGATGTTGGAATTTCAATTCCTGGAGATTTATCTGAAAAATTCGCACTTCCTTCAGTAAAAATTAAAACTGACTCACCTTCTATTTCAACATTAGGTTCTCAAAAAGCAGGTTGGTCTGTTTCTGTAGGTGACTTCTTTGCATTAGGTTCTGGTCCTGCTAGAGCTATTGCATTAAAACCAGCAGAAACATATGAAGAAATCGGATATGATGACAAAGGTGCTGATTTAGCAATCTTAACTTTAGAAGCTGATGTATTGCCTGGTGAAGATGTAGCAGAATACATTGCTGAAGAATGTGATGTTGATGTTAAAGATGTCTACTTGCTTGTAGCTCCTACTTCTTCTTTAGTTGGATCTATCCAAATTTCCGGAAGAGTTGTTGAAAACGGAACCTATAAAATGTTAGAATTTATTAAATTCGATGTAACCAAAGTTAAACATGCTGCAGGTATTGCACCAATCGCACCTGTTGACCCGGACGGACTTAAAGCTATGGGTAAAACCAATGATGCAGTTTTATTCGGTGGAAGAACTTACTACTATGTTGAATCTGAAGAAGGCGATGACATTGCTAATGTAGCTGCTC from uncultured Methanobrevibacter sp. includes these protein-coding regions:
- the mch gene encoding methenyltetrahydromethanopterin cyclohydrolase, which encodes MVSVNVEAKKTVDVMIEKADELNIAVETLGNGATVIDCGVNVDGSFKAGELYTKVCLGGLADVGISIPGDLSEKFALPSVKIKTDSPSISTLGSQKAGWSVSVGDFFALGSGPARAIALKPAETYEEIGYDDKGADLAILTLEADVLPGEDVAEYIAEECDVDVKDVYLLVAPTSSLVGSIQISGRVVENGTYKMLEFIKFDVTKVKHAAGIAPIAPVDPDGLKAMGKTNDAVLFGGRTYYYVESEEGDDIANVAAQLPSSAADGYGKPFFDVFKEAGFDFYQIDKGMFAPAEVVINDLTTGKIYKEGFVNADLLKKSFGVDE